CTCCTGGCCATGGCGCAGCCGATGATCCACCACCGGACGCCGCAGTACGAGGCGCTCTTCACCGAGGTGCGCGCCGGGCTCAAGAAGCTCTTCCAGACCCAGACCGAGGTGCTGCCGCTCGCGTGCTCGGGCACGGGCGCGATGGAGGCGGCGGTGGTCAACACGCTCTCCGCGGGCGACACCGTCGCGCTGGTCCGCGCGGGGAAGTTCGGCGACCGCTGGCTGGAGATCTGCAAGGCGTACGGGGTCAACGTCCTCGACCTGACCGCGCCGTTCGGCCACAGCGTGCCCGCCGCGCGCGTCGCCGAGACGCTCGGGGCGCACACGGGTCTGAAGGCGGTGATCACCCAGCACAGCGAGTCCTCGACGGGCGTGCTCCACGACGTGCGCGGCTACGCCCAGGCGACGCGCGACACGGGGGCGTTCCTCATCGTGGACGCGGTCTCGAGCCTCGGGATCGCCGACCTGCCGATGGACGTGTGGGGCGTGGACGTCGTCGTCTCGGGCTCGCAGAAGGGGCTCATGCTCCCGCCCGGCCTCGCGTTCTGCGCGCTCAGCGACAAGGCGTGGGCGGCGACGAAGACCTCACGGCTGCCGAAGTACTACTTCAACCTCGTCGAGGAGCGGAAGTGCGTCGTGAAGAACGAGGCGCACTTCACGCCCGCGGTCTCCATCGTCATCGGGCTCCAGGCGGTCCTGCGCATGCTCGAGAAGGAGGGGCTCGCGAACGTCTTCAAGCGCCACGACCGGCTCGCGCGCGCGACGCGCGCGGGCGTCGAGGCGCTCGGCCTCGAGCTCTTCTGCAAGGCGACGCCGAGCCCCGCGCTCACGGCGGTCGTCTCGCCGAAGGGCGTGGACAGCGAGAAGATCGTCGCCCTCTACTCGCAGGCGCACAACATCACGATCGCCGGCGGGCAGGGCGAGATGAAGGGCAAGATCTTCCGCCTCGGTCACATGGGCTACGCCGCCGAGTTCGACACGATCGTCGCGCTCGCGGCGCTCGAGCAGGTCCTGGCCGACCTCGGCCAGCCGGTGGACTTCGGCGCCAGCGTCCGCGCCGCCCAGAAGATCTTCGCCGAGAAGTCGTGAAGCGGGTCCTCGTCACCGACCGCCTCGACGCCGTCGGCGTCGACGCGTTGCGGAAGCACGGCCTCGAGGTGGACGTCGCGGGCGCGCTTGCCGAGGCCGAGCTGGTCGCGCGCATCGGCGAGTACGAGGGGCTGATCGTCCGCAGCGCCACCAAGGTCACGCGCGCCGCGCTCGAGGCCGGGCGCCGCCTCGAGGTCGTCGGCCGCGCGGGCGCGGGCGTGGACACGATCGACGTGGACGCGGCGACCGAGCGGGGCGTGGTCGTGATGAACACGCCCGGCGGCAACACGACCGCGGTCGCCGAGCACACGCTCGCCCTGCTCCTGGCGCTCGCCCGCCGCGTGCCCGCCGCCGACCATTCCCTGAAGGGCGGGCGCTGGGAGAAGAACAGGCTCCAGGGCGTCGAGCTCCTCGGCAAGACGCTTGGCGTCCTCGGGCTCGGGCGGATCGGTTCCGAGGTGGCCCGCCGCGCGGCGGCCTTCCGCATGCAGGTGATCGCCTACGACCCGTACCTCACGCGTGAGGCCGCCCAGCGCCACGGCGTCGAGCCCGTCGAGCTCGACGAGCTCCTCGCCCGGGCGGACTTCATCACGATCCACGTGCCGCTCGTCGAGGAGACGCGGCACCTGCTGGGCGAGGACGAGCTGGCGCGCGTGAAGCCCGGCGTCCGGATCGTCAACTGCGCTCGCGGGGGAATCATCGACGAGCAAGCGCTCGCCGGGGCGATCCGCGCGGGCCGCGTCGCGGGCGCGGCGCTCGACGTCTTCGAGCAGGAGCCACCGCCTGCCGACCACCCGCTGCTCGGGCTCGAGCAGGTGATCGCCACGCCGCACCTCGCCGCGGCGACCGACGAGGCGCAGACCGCCGTGGCGCTCGCGATCGCCGACCAGGTCGCGGACGCGCTGCTGCGCGGCCTCGTCGTGAACGCGGTCAACCTCCCGTCGGTGGACGCCGA
This is a stretch of genomic DNA from Candidatus Methylomirabilota bacterium. It encodes these proteins:
- the serA gene encoding phosphoglycerate dehydrogenase, giving the protein MKRVLVTDRLDAVGVDALRKHGLEVDVAGALAEAELVARIGEYEGLIVRSATKVTRAALEAGRRLEVVGRAGAGVDTIDVDAATERGVVVMNTPGGNTTAVAEHTLALLLALARRVPAADHSLKGGRWEKNRLQGVELLGKTLGVLGLGRIGSEVARRAAAFRMQVIAYDPYLTREAAQRHGVEPVELDELLARADFITIHVPLVEETRHLLGEDELARVKPGVRIVNCARGGIIDEQALAGAIRAGRVAGAALDVFEQEPPPADHPLLGLEQVIATPHLAAATDEAQTAVALAIADQVADALLRGLVVNAVNLPSVDAETHREQAPWTGLAEKMGRFLAQLAEGRMEEVRLTYAGEIAGRTPATLTLAFVRGLLGTILSERITDVNALPLAKSRGLRVTETSTTEAQDYASLIEAELRTDRGAASVAGSVFFKREARFVRIDGYPLEALPQGWMLVFANLDVPGVIGRIGTLCGRHGVNIAGMQLGRERRGGRAVSILNLDDPMPPAALDEIRAMSDIVSAKLVKL
- a CDS encoding alanine--glyoxylate aminotransferase family protein, translating into MKKYQLMAPGPTPVPSEALLAMAQPMIHHRTPQYEALFTEVRAGLKKLFQTQTEVLPLACSGTGAMEAAVVNTLSAGDTVALVRAGKFGDRWLEICKAYGVNVLDLTAPFGHSVPAARVAETLGAHTGLKAVITQHSESSTGVLHDVRGYAQATRDTGAFLIVDAVSSLGIADLPMDVWGVDVVVSGSQKGLMLPPGLAFCALSDKAWAATKTSRLPKYYFNLVEERKCVVKNEAHFTPAVSIVIGLQAVLRMLEKEGLANVFKRHDRLARATRAGVEALGLELFCKATPSPALTAVVSPKGVDSEKIVALYSQAHNITIAGGQGEMKGKIFRLGHMGYAAEFDTIVALAALEQVLADLGQPVDFGASVRAAQKIFAEKS